Part of the Poecilia reticulata strain Guanapo unplaced genomic scaffold, Guppy_female_1.0+MT scaffold_667, whole genome shotgun sequence genome is shown below.
GAAAGATGGGAGgacacaaagaagaaacaaaggaMRGAGGGAAAACAAAAYATTTTgacaaaggaataaaaaataaagtctggaaaGATTTTATCATCATCTTTTYCATAGTTAACTAGACCAGGGTAATCACATTCTAGCCTTTTCTGCAGGATCTCTGCAATTATGATTGgattaatacattttcagaCCTGCATTTACTCTGATTATTAGCTTATCTAAAACCTTGCCTCTTCAATGAAACCTTAYCATCAGCAGTCATAGCCATAATTCCTAAAGCTGAAAGAAAGTTTCTTAAATATACTAtactatatttaaaaagttaacacgTTTATGTCAACTGAAgactaaaaagctaaaaagacAAACCTACATCCATAMATTTCAAACATGTTCACACCTTCATTCAATCCACTGGGCAGTAGAAGGGCACAAAGAACAATAGACTTCACAGTTGCAGGTCAGGAGCTCAGCGTTGTGTGGTGTTCTGAGGAAGTATAATCGGYGTACTCGCAATGCCAGCAAATGATTCTGGAAAGTGCAGATCCCTTTCCCACTCATCCGTCTCYGTGTTGTAGACTTGAACGATGCTTGTGACATTGTTCAGGTGCCAGTTATAACCCCCTATAATGTAGACCTTAGCATCCAGAAGGCAGCAGCCCGCCTCGGACTGCCCTGCTCTCATGGGACTGACGGTCGTCCACTGGTCACTTTCTGGACTGTAATGCTCAACCGCCAGCACATCGAAACAGCGGTCCACATGGTCCATGCGGCCACCCAGAGCGTAAACACGTTGTTGGGTGCTGATCATGGCGTGCAGCACTCTGGGTTCATTCATGGGGGCTTTAAAGTCCCACTGGTCTGATACTGGATCATAGCAGTGGAGTGTTTTCTTGTCGTCCAACGAGACCCCGTAACCTCCTGAAATGTACAACTTTTCTCTGCACGAAGTCCCAGCATGGCCCCAAATTCTGCGTTTCAAAGGTTCCACATAAGACCACTCGTTCTTTTTTGGGCAATAACACTCAACAGAAGACAGACTCCCGGATCGATTACGGCCTCCAGTGGCGTATAGTTGTCCCTGCAGGACATTGAGTTGAAACTGGATGCGAGCCTCCTGCATGGATTGGATGCGTAGCCACTGGTTAAGATGCGGRTCGTAGCGGAAACAGTTGTCCACGGCCCCCTCCCCACTGCGGTATTGTAAGTGCTGCCCACCGACAATGTACACAAAGTTGTCAAGCACTGCAACGCAGGAATGGCTGCACCCTGTCTCCATTTCTGTCAGCTCTTTGAACTGACGGGAAGCAGCATCAGGAAGGTAGTAAGACTTGGTGCTCACTGTGCGGTCGTTGTCGGTGTAGGGGGTCCCACCGAAGGTGATGAGGGACAACACGTCAGAGCGGATGAGCGTCCGTGAGGACTGCATTTCATGCTGTCGGAAGGGAAGGATCTGGTAATTGAAGGCCTCGAGGAGATATTGGCGGCATTGCACATCCTCCACCATGATGTCCACCGTCTGAACGCTGTCTACCAACTCTGAGGAGAGCATGAGTGGAAAGCGCACGTGGCAGAGGACGCTGCTCGCCTGAGCCCGGCGGGATTCATCATGCTKGAGCCACCTTATGGCAGCGTGGAAGAGGTCGATCTCCTTGCAGTTCTTCAGCTTGTTGCTCTGCAGGAAGAAGATGAGGCGCTCCATAGGAATGTGCAGAAAGTCCTCTTCTTCAGCGATCTGGAGGAAGTGACGAAAGGTGAAGGCATCCACGGACTCTTTGAGGGAA
Proteins encoded:
- the klhl26 gene encoding kelch-like protein 26 isoform X2 — encoded protein: MAESDGGDFTPKQXENRAMFTGGMRESNQDTIELKGLSARGLKHIIDFAYSSDVTLDLDCIQDVLGAAVFLQMVPVVELCEEFLKSAMSVETCLHIGQMATTFSLSSLKESVDAFTFRHFLQIAEEEDFLHIPMERLIFFLQSNKLKNCKEIDLFHAAIRWLXHDESRRAQASSVLCHVRFPLMLSSELVDSVQTVDIMVEDVQCRQYLLEAFNYQILPFRQHEMQSSRTLIRSDVLSLITFGGTPYTDNDRTVSTKSYYLPDAASRQFKELTEMETGCSHSCVAVLDNFVYIVGGQHLQYRSGEGAVDNCFRYDPHLNQWLRIQSMQEARIQFQLNVLQGQLYATGGRNRSGSLSSVECYCPKKNEWSYVEPLKRRIWGHAGTSCREKLYISGGYGVSLDDKKTLHCYDPVSDQWDFKAPMNEPRVLHAMISTQQRVYALGGRMDHVDRCFDVLAVEHYSPESDQWTTVSPMRAGQSEAGCCLLDAKVYIIGGYNWHLNNVTSIVQVYNTETDEWERDLHFPESFAGIASTPIILPQNTTQR
- the klhl26 gene encoding kelch-like protein 26 isoform X1, with product MAESDGGDFTPKQXENSMANKNSTLRCTFSAPSHSATLLQGLSVLRAQGQLLDVVLAVNEEHFQVHKAVLAACSDYFRAMFTGGMRESNQDTIELKGLSARGLKHIIDFAYSSDVTLDLDCIQDVLGAAVFLQMVPVVELCEEFLKSAMSVETCLHIGQMATTFSLSSLKESVDAFTFRHFLQIAEEEDFLHIPMERLIFFLQSNKLKNCKEIDLFHAAIRWLXHDESRRAQASSVLCHVRFPLMLSSELVDSVQTVDIMVEDVQCRQYLLEAFNYQILPFRQHEMQSSRTLIRSDVLSLITFGGTPYTDNDRTVSTKSYYLPDAASRQFKELTEMETGCSHSCVAVLDNFVYIVGGQHLQYRSGEGAVDNCFRYDPHLNQWLRIQSMQEARIQFQLNVLQGQLYATGGRNRSGSLSSVECYCPKKNEWSYVEPLKRRIWGHAGTSCREKLYISGGYGVSLDDKKTLHCYDPVSDQWDFKAPMNEPRVLHAMISTQQRVYALGGRMDHVDRCFDVLAVEHYSPESDQWTTVSPMRAGQSEAGCCLLDAKVYIIGGYNWHLNNVTSIVQVYNTETDEWERDLHFPESFAGIASTPIILPQNTTQR